The genomic stretch TCATATACAATAACTAATgcaaataaaatacatttttatattagttgttaataaaatgatgcAAATTATTTGCATCACCACATTCAAAGTAATTTAATTAAGTGATGCAAAAttttttacatcatttataattaatgcaaacacacaaaataacacaaattattgaattttaacacattttgattcttaaaatatattactaattttaattaatttattaaaaaaataaaagttaaatatcaaaattaactACCATTGTCTAGAGTTTAATATGGTGTTGCTTTCGCAATTTcacttaatatttaaaatggcAGGTGGTATATTTCTGATTAATTTATGGTGATGTAGCAGAGgttcatttgttttaaataatatattttccattaaataatatcataaactGGAGAAACAAGTTTGAACAAAAGCCCTTGGAGGGGTTAGTGTACTAGCTACCACTAGCACTATTATTGtctattgtttaaatatgatttttttcttatttctttaaCACACAGATTGCCTAGCAGAAATGTAGAACATAAAAGAAAGAATTACAATCGACTTGGATGAACACATAAGACATGCTGTAAAAATTCTGCATCAGCCAATAATTTATCCAAAACGTGAGACCATAAACACGTTTGAATCTCCATGCTTCGTTGTTCAGTTCCCGGGTAAACAAGGATTCTACCATGGCCAGAGATTCCCGGTCCAGCTCGAACCGCAATCGGTTTACCCCAACCAAAATCGTTTCCAAACACATTGAACCGCGGAGAGCTGCCAACAAGGAAGGAATTATTCAACATTAAACCATTCGGTATCTTTGGGTTCTTCACCCAATCCTCAGCAAAACGCTTGAGTTCTTCATTCGTTTGCGACCTCACAGTTTTGTCCAGTTGCAAAGCAGCCCAACCCAGTCCATTGTCAAGCATCTCTCCGGCCGTTGTAATGGCTGTGGGCAGTCCGACCATGTTTCCAAAACACTCTTTCTGGAGCGGAGGGTTTAGcctctgtctcaaatccatagGCAACTTGAAATGAATCACTTCTTCCGGATCGAGATCACTGTTTCTGATTATTGACCTCCACATATGCGCCAAAACGGCTTGAAACGACGAGATTTTCAGATGCTCGCCataagcagcagcagcaacctCGGCGTTGGCTTTCGCTTTGAGCTCGGAGATGTGTCTCCTCGTGAACCGAAACATCTTCTTTGGTAGATAGAGCAACGAGGAAGATGCAACAACCCTAACGGGTGATGATGGTACTGTCTCCGAGATGGGGATCCGAATCGGGTAATCAATCTCTGGGAGGAACCAGCCACGGAGAGGCAAAGGAGGAAACGTTTTCCGGGCGGCGGAGCAAATCTCCGTCCAGGTTTTGAAAAAACTCCAGAAGGAAGCTCCGTCAGCAACCAAGTGGTTGATGCCGTATCCGATGAGGACTCCATCTTTCAACTCCGTTACTTGGAGAGCAAGCAAAGACTCCGTGACACCTTCTAAGCTTTTAACTCCGTTTGCTGGAAAAAACGTGTTCCAGTTATCCCCCGAACGTTCTAAAACATCGCTCACCGACACAGTTTTAGCATCTGCATGCACGAATTTGACACCCGAGCCATCGCAGTCTATGTAAAACGACGCCGTTTCGTCGTCTTCGTTGTGGATCTTCACTAGACGTCCAGCGAATGGATAGACGATCTTCAAAGCTGCGGAAAGAGAGGACTTCAGTTGAGAAATCACGTTGATTTTCGGGTCGGGTTTCGGGAAGATAAGAGCTCTTTGTGGGTATTCAGTTCGAAGGAAGATGAGATCCCATGGAGTGAGGTGGATCTTAACCCGATCCGATCCATCCTCGTTGCTCTCTGGTCGAACTATGGTCTCAGAGACCACTACAACATCtgccatttttttaaaaaaaaattgattatacACCAATGGGTGAGTCAGTGTAGTGTCAGAGGGAGGGATGTGCGTATATTTCAATGATTCAATCTCACCTAACGCTTCATAAGCCGAGTGTATGTTATATATAGATGATTCGATCTCACCTAACACTACAAAACTACCACGTGGTCTAACTGTATGGGCCTGATTAGCAGATCCCATTATCTGTTACTCGTCTACCACGTGGTCTAAATGTCTCCATTTTGAAGAAGATAGCTACCCAATCAACTGTCTACCACATTTGGCGGCAGAGAAATAATATCCTCCATAATCAGGTCCTTATCCCACCGAACACGGTGTTTAGGATTATTGATCGAGAGGTGCGCAACATTCTCTTAGGAAGAAGAGACAAGAGAAAATACAACACCCTCTTGTCCTCTTGGCTTCAGTTTACGTGAAATGGTGGTTGAAACTCCAATACTACCTTGTAATACTtccttgtttttcctttttttgccTTGGAAGTGTTGTCATTAGGATTACAACTTTGTAAGTTccttttttcatatttatatgatattaacgttttagcaaaaaaaaaaaaaaaatctgttactcgtcaaattgttttattattcGAGTCGATTTGTTAACTTATCTGAACTTGATGTGGACGTAGAATGAGAGCCATCCGAGTAGCTTGTAGAAGTATATCTCCATTTGAGATCGTATATGGCGAGGGATGTATTGTGAGTACATCGCCCAAATGAGCATAATACTCGACACCATCTTGCCCCATATTGCTACGGTTTCAAGCATCTTTTTCTGGTTTCTTGTGTCTCAAGACTCTTGCTTGTGTCGTACGAAAGAgtctttgtgttttttttttcttctcttgagACTTGGCTTTGGTTTTGTTGCTTCATTACCGTCTATTATATAGTACTCTAGAGGTCCAAGGAAGTTGCCATGAAACTAACTTTATAGGAAACTGATCATATATATGCAGAATATTATTGAATGTTACgattattatatttagtttaatcaTAGGGTATGTTACAGTGAATAACGTCACTAGTCTTTTTAGTTTATGATCTTTAACTTTAGGATTAGGTGAAAGGTGGTAAAAAATGGTCTACTGAAccacttaaatatttttaagattttaaaattggGTAAAGTATGAGCtaaagatctttttttttcttaaggaaatcgttattttctttaaaaagaatttgagaaaaaaattctataattcTAGTTAACTGTAATAACTTTAATACAACACCGACTATCTAGGTATCCGGACCTCTCACTTACTCCGACTATCCCACCGCATCCAACTAGTACCGGCAAGGAAAGTCCTGAAAACCAAACGAAAACCATGTTAAATCTACTGTGACCGGAACTCGAACTCGTGATGGCAGACACTTCAGCCGAAGTTTTtttaccaccagaccacgaggTCCGGTTAAGTTTAGACTAATGATAAAGAAATGAAGACCTCATATGTTAATGCGGTTTAGCTGTTAACTATTATTTCATAAacagacagaaaaaaaaagtttagataGGATGACATATTTTACACGAGGTTTATCCGCATTAACATATGAGGTTTTCATTTCTTTATCATTAGTCTATGAATTTTATACTAATTTCTTACGTAAAAGTACCTTTTGAAAAGTTATTTTAAGATAGGATGACATATTTTACACGATGGCGGATTTTCAAATGCCACGATGTCAGTAATTTTTTCTCGTCTCACACGCACGCACTATCACGCAATTGGGTTTCGAGAGACTCATTAGGAACAAAATCAAAAGCCCAAATTCTAGAGCCCATGATATACAGTCTAAGGGCAAGATTAACGGCGTCCTAATGGCATGTCCTTAGCATAAATGACAATTAgtttaaatcaaaaataaataattatctaaGGACATATCTAAGTTAAGATGCTTTTGTTCTCGTCGTTAGGTGATACGTGGCTTGGTGGGATTGGGCGATGAAACCGGTGAGAGGAAAATCGAATTGGGAAAGTGTTGTGATTTTCtcgtcttttctttttctcgaCCGACGAATCTCCTCTCTTCGATCTCATCTCTTCTCGACCGACGAATCTCCTCTCTTCGATCTCCTCCCGAGAGTTCTCCTCTCTTCTCCACCGACGGATCTTCTCCTGAAGTTTCTTCTCTCGACGGATCTCCTCCTGAGGTTTCTCCTCTCTTCTCCACCGACGAATCTCCTCCTGAGGCTTCTCCTCTCTTTTCCACCGACGGATCTCCTCTCGAGGCTTCTCCTCTCTTCTCCACCGAATTTCTTTGACGGATCTCTCGACCGGTCTCTCAACGCTTCTCCCGACGGATCTCTCCACAATGTAATGTAATAAAAACTTTGTAGTTttctattaaatttaatatatttcgaTAATTTGTgtgttatattaaatttaaaatggaaataagttttatcttatatatatgttacaagttatttaaaaaaaaaaatttatctaaagACCAAGAATAAGTCCCACCAATAATCATCATTTCAACAAAAAGTCCTTACAAATGTCCTAatctaaaaataacaataaaaaatccTAAGGACATCATTCTAAGGACAATGGATAATGATGCCCTTCAAGAGAGCTTCACAATCGGCAGAAACAAGAACAGCTCCAAAGAGTCTCTCAATAAAGTGTCAGCTTCAGTTTCACAGTTAGTTTCTGAGtgtatcaataaaaaaaaattaagtgacaatgaGGAAGAAACCGATTAGAAGAGTCAGATCCTTATCCTTATTTACAAAATGTGTATTTTCAGTGTCactttcaaaatctaaaattgATGTATCCTAAACAATCAGCTCTTGgaaagtttatatcacaaaaaccacaaacaatTATCCCCAAACTTAAAGACGTATACTAAAACCATTTATCAAAGAAACAACTTTGATAATCTCTTAGCAGCACATACGCATGGTGAAACTGTGGTGTTCAACATTCAGGCAACAAAATCATAACTGAGTAACATAAAATAGATAATTTAACGATAGATAACAAAGTCTTTAATAATCCTTAAAAAAGGTATTATCAACAACGATCCattcatttaaaacaaaaattaaaagcgATAAATATTTCAGACAAGATCAGATCCTCCAAGCCTTCTGTCATAAACTAAACTCAATCGAAAAGACTCATCATGCCTTCACCATCATCCGactcctccttctcctcctcaACCTTCTTCGTCTCCGCCGCTGGCTCAGCCGCCGAAGGAGCgtcgcctcctcctcctccagccacCATAGCGACACCTGCACCGCCGGAAGATAGAGCCCCCATCTTCTCCCTCCCAACAGCG from Brassica napus cultivar Da-Ae unplaced genomic scaffold, Da-Ae ScsIHWf_1206;HRSCAF=1726, whole genome shotgun sequence encodes the following:
- the LOC106370154 gene encoding uncharacterized acetyltransferase At3g50280-like, which encodes MGSANQAHTVRPRGSFVVLGEIESSIYNIHSAYEALGEIESLKYTHIPPSDTTLTHPLVYNQFFFKKMADVVVVSETIVRPESNEDGSDRVKIHLTPWDLIFLRTEYPQRALIFPKPDPKINVISQLKSSLSAALKIVYPFAGRLVKIHNEDDETASFYIDCDGSGVKFVHADAKTVSVSDVLERSGDNWNTFFPANGVKSLEGVTESLLALQVTELKDGVLIGYGINHLVADGASFWSFFKTWTEICSAARKTFPPLPLRGWFLPEIDYPIRIPISETVPSSPVRVVASSSLLYLPKKMFRFTRRHISELKAKANAEVAAAAYGEHLKISSFQAVLAHMWRSIIRNSDLDPEEVIHFKLPMDLRQRLNPPLQKECFGNMVGLPTAITTAGEMLDNGLGWAALQLDKTVRSQTNEELKRFAEDWVKNPKIPNGLMLNNSFLVGSSPRFNVFGNDFGWGKPIAVRAGPGISGHGRILVYPGTEQRSMEIQTCLWSHVLDKLLADAEFLQHVLCVHPSRL
- the LOC106370155 gene encoding 60S acidic ribosomal protein P2-3-like, encoding MKGIAAFLLAKLAGNEKPTKDDLKSIFDSVGAEFDEAKTDLFFSLVKDHDVAELIAVGREKMGALSSGGAGVAMVAGGGGGDAPSAAEPAAETKKVEEEKEESDDGEGMMSLFD